AGGTGAGCAGCTTACATAGACAGGCGCCTCAGCGCACGACCTGCTTTGCTGCTCAAACCGTCGGGTCGTCACGGTCCTTGTCTGCAGACCGCACAAAACCCGGTTTCGCCATATCTCGGCCATAGTGGGCTGCCCGGGGCCGATCCTCCGCTTTCCGATTGTGCGTAACCATTCTTGCGACGGAGCGAACTTTTAGGTGAGCAGGCCACGTCGGCTTGCCGCCGGCGCACGATGCCTGTCGCTGGTCAACCCTGTTTGGAGGATTCGAAATGAAAGCCACAAATCCGGTGCTTGTCGCCAGCGCGTTCGCCTTTGCCCTGGGCACCTTCGCGGCCTCGACTGCCATGGCGCAGGATAAGCCTATGATGACCAAGGAACAAATGATGAAGAAGCGGGCCATGACCAAAGAGACGGTCAAGGGCGGCAAGATGGAAATGTGCTTTGGCGTCGCGCTGAAGGGCCAGAACGACTGCTACGCAGGTGCCGGCACGACCTGCGCCGGCACGAGCACGGTCGACTATCAGGGCAATGCCTTCAAGCTCGAGCCCAAGGGGACCTGCACCACGATCAAGACGCCCAATGGCGTCGGCAGCCTCAAGCCCAAGTCAGCCTGAAGCATCGACGGGCGGACGGCCCTGTGCGTCCGCCCGTGTTTCCCCCAACGCGCATCGGGAGGCGCTCATGGCACGCGCACAAGCTTTCTCGGATCGGACCGCTATTCCAGCGCGAGCTGGTGTCGGCCTCAAAGCAGAGCACTATCAGCACATCCTAGATCACACACCCAATATCGGCTTCTTCGAGGTCCATGCCGAGAACTATATGGGCGCGGGTGGTCCTCCGCATCGATATCTAACGCAGATCCGTGAGCTCTATCCGCTGTCTTTACATGGCGTGGGTCTGTCGATCGGCGGCACAATGCCTCTCGATAACGAGCACCTGAAGAGGCTTTCAAGCCTTATCGCGCGATATCAGCCGGGATTATTTTCTGAACACCTCGCCTGGTCCACACACGAGAGCAGATTCTTCAACGATTTGCTGCCCACTCCCTATACAAACGAGACACTATCTCGCGTGGTCGAACATATCGATCAAGTGCAGACTGTTCTCGGCCGTCAAATGCTCCTCGAAAACCCCTCGACCTATGTCTGGTTTGAGGAAAGCACATGGAGCGAAACAGATTTCATCACCGAGATTGCCCGCAGGACCGGCTGTGGTTTGCTGCTCGATGTGAACAATGTCTACGTGGCCTGCACCAATCAACAGTGGGGCACGACGGCCTACATCGACAGTTTTCCGCTTCGCTCCGTCCAGGAGATCCATCTCGCTGGCCATACACGCCAGGTCGACGACAAGGGACGGCCCTTGCTGATCGACTC
The sequence above is a segment of the Nitrobacter hamburgensis X14 genome. Coding sequences within it:
- a CDS encoding BufA1 family periplasmic bufferin-type metallophore is translated as MKATNPVLVASAFAFALGTFAASTAMAQDKPMMTKEQMMKKRAMTKETVKGGKMEMCFGVALKGQNDCYAGAGTTCAGTSTVDYQGNAFKLEPKGTCTTIKTPNGVGSLKPKSA
- the bufB gene encoding MNIO family bufferin maturase; translated protein: MARAQAFSDRTAIPARAGVGLKAEHYQHILDHTPNIGFFEVHAENYMGAGGPPHRYLTQIRELYPLSLHGVGLSIGGTMPLDNEHLKRLSSLIARYQPGLFSEHLAWSTHESRFFNDLLPTPYTNETLSRVVEHIDQVQTVLGRQMLLENPSTYVWFEESTWSETDFITEIARRTGCGLLLDVNNVYVACTNQQWGTTAYIDSFPLRSVQEIHLAGHTRQVDDKGRPLLIDSHDKGVDELVWNLFRDVMKRIGPTPTPTLIEWDANIPTWSELQAEARMAEMLMDLSHAEERSYGAVG